A stretch of the Arthrobacter stackebrandtii genome encodes the following:
- a CDS encoding helix-hairpin-helix domain-containing protein: MTGAGEEFSWPPEAPHGGASGRRAGAPRQPGASGRSRVSGGFGGSVPFELPGGSGVPAPSAGRMRGPRWVVSLRALVVVLAMLAAALGVLWLEAAGVQGVSAQRGSAGAAAVTVPPMATGTSEPQAMADSGVQSGAGDVPGNAAGGVDEAAPGTGPSQGAGGAGTGKIAAGGLTVHVVGAVNHPGVFVLGEGSRIFQAVEAAGGALPTAALAALNLAAPISDGQQIVVLTQEQAANPQSNPGTGAAAPGAAGGAAGGAGAAAPLGPVNVNTATAADLDVLPGIGPVLAQRIVEWRTGHGPFSSVDALDAVPGIGAKLLENLRSLVAVS; this comes from the coding sequence ATGACAGGCGCAGGCGAGGAGTTCAGCTGGCCCCCGGAGGCCCCGCACGGCGGTGCCTCCGGCCGGCGCGCCGGTGCGCCCCGGCAGCCCGGCGCGTCTGGCCGCTCGAGGGTGTCAGGCGGGTTTGGCGGGTCCGTTCCGTTCGAATTGCCCGGCGGTTCCGGCGTGCCCGCTCCGTCCGCGGGCAGGATGCGCGGGCCCCGCTGGGTTGTCTCCCTCCGGGCCCTCGTGGTGGTCCTGGCAATGCTGGCGGCGGCCCTGGGCGTGCTGTGGCTTGAGGCCGCGGGTGTCCAGGGCGTGTCGGCGCAGCGCGGTTCCGCCGGTGCGGCCGCCGTGACCGTGCCGCCCATGGCGACTGGAACGTCAGAGCCACAGGCCATGGCCGATTCCGGGGTCCAGTCCGGCGCGGGAGATGTACCAGGGAATGCCGCCGGGGGAGTGGACGAGGCGGCCCCGGGGACGGGCCCCTCTCAGGGCGCGGGCGGTGCCGGGACAGGGAAAATCGCGGCGGGCGGACTGACGGTCCATGTTGTGGGGGCGGTCAACCACCCGGGCGTGTTTGTGCTGGGTGAAGGCAGCCGTATCTTCCAGGCCGTCGAGGCGGCCGGAGGCGCACTGCCGACGGCAGCCCTTGCAGCCCTGAACCTGGCCGCCCCCATCAGCGACGGGCAGCAGATTGTGGTTCTGACACAGGAGCAGGCGGCCAATCCGCAATCCAACCCCGGCACCGGGGCAGCTGCACCGGGCGCGGCCGGCGGGGCAGCCGGCGGCGCGGGGGCGGCGGCGCCCCTGGGGCCCGTCAACGTCAACACGGCCACGGCCGCGGACCTGGATGTGCTCCCGGGCATCGGTCCGGTGCTGGCGCAGCGGATCGTCGAATGGCGCACCGGGCACGGCCCGTTCTCTTCCGTGGACGCGCTCGACGCCGTCCCGGGCATCGGCGCCAAACTGCTGGAGAACCTCCGCAGCCTGGTGGCGGTGTCGTGA
- a CDS encoding DegV family protein, whose translation MNEKDPVPGKGRAAETGATPEKGAARNWLRQQVGRMRPRAAQQEPKAGAPPKPRIAVVTDSAAALPPEWVAGISLTGLLTVVPIPVIIGDNVYSDDDVELETHISLALASGKPVKTSRPSPGQFERAFRQVAAAGFDEIVSVHLSTKLSGTFEAAMLGAERSPIPVHVLNSGTVGMGQGTGVQAAVAASLLGHGVPAVVQECNRAVAATATYFYVPSLEQLRRGGRISLASSWLGTVLDIKPLLGIRDGGIVPLEKVRSAPKAVARLQEMAAADIAARGPEATQISIHHFGNEAQALALGESLELASPGLAAATLTRLPAVLAAHAGLGVLVVVVADALIPPQEEPDAG comes from the coding sequence ATGAACGAGAAGGACCCCGTGCCGGGGAAGGGGCGCGCGGCCGAAACCGGCGCCACGCCCGAGAAGGGTGCTGCGCGCAACTGGCTGCGCCAGCAGGTCGGACGCATGCGGCCACGGGCCGCCCAGCAGGAGCCGAAGGCGGGCGCCCCGCCCAAGCCCAGGATCGCCGTTGTGACTGATTCCGCGGCCGCACTGCCTCCGGAATGGGTTGCCGGGATCTCCCTCACGGGACTGCTGACCGTTGTGCCCATTCCCGTCATCATCGGAGACAACGTCTACTCCGATGACGACGTGGAGCTGGAAACCCACATCTCCCTCGCCCTGGCCAGCGGTAAGCCGGTCAAGACCTCCCGCCCCTCACCCGGGCAGTTTGAACGCGCCTTCCGGCAGGTTGCGGCGGCCGGGTTTGACGAGATCGTCTCCGTGCACCTCTCTACCAAACTGTCGGGCACCTTTGAGGCGGCGATGCTGGGTGCGGAACGTTCTCCCATACCCGTCCATGTGCTGAATTCCGGCACGGTTGGCATGGGCCAGGGCACGGGCGTGCAGGCGGCCGTGGCGGCGTCGCTTTTGGGGCATGGCGTCCCGGCGGTGGTGCAGGAGTGCAACCGGGCGGTGGCGGCAACCGCCACATACTTCTACGTCCCCAGCCTGGAACAGCTGCGCCGCGGCGGGCGCATCAGCCTTGCCTCCTCGTGGTTGGGCACGGTCCTGGACATCAAGCCGCTCCTGGGGATCCGGGACGGTGGCATTGTTCCCCTGGAAAAGGTGCGTTCGGCACCCAAGGCGGTGGCCCGGCTCCAGGAGATGGCGGCCGCCGACATCGCCGCCCGGGGCCCGGAAGCCACGCAAATCAGCATCCACCACTTTGGCAACGAGGCCCAGGCGCTGGCCCTGGGCGAGTCCCTTGAACTGGCCTCCCCCGGGCTGGCCGCGGCAACCCTGACGCGGCTGCCGGCCGTGCTGGCCGCCCACGCCGGCCTGGGCGTGCTGGTTGTTGTGGTTGCCGACGCACTCATTCCTCCACAGGAGGAGCCGGACGCCGGCTAG
- a CDS encoding type II toxin-antitoxin system PemK/MazF family toxin, producing MSSTSDRIFKLLGSLARTLFKPGSTAAPKGGAGTRPGTGKGGRPGAKPSGRGGAHPGGRPASSTITGLSAPYPGDFSGTSTVTYSPKPDGAADPGEIVWTWVPYEEDYTQGKDRPVLVVGRNGRRLLALMLTSKDHSNDHRGDNDYVDIGTGSWDRQGRPSEVKLDRILQVSPADMRREGAILDAKRFGVVAAGLRKRHGWR from the coding sequence ATGTCTTCCACTTCCGACCGCATTTTCAAGCTTCTTGGCTCCCTGGCGCGCACCTTGTTCAAGCCGGGCAGCACCGCCGCACCGAAGGGCGGGGCCGGCACACGGCCCGGCACCGGAAAGGGCGGCCGTCCCGGCGCCAAGCCCAGCGGCAGGGGCGGCGCGCACCCGGGCGGGCGTCCGGCGTCGAGCACCATCACCGGGCTGAGCGCACCTTATCCGGGCGACTTCTCCGGCACGTCCACCGTCACTTACTCGCCCAAGCCCGACGGCGCCGCAGACCCCGGGGAAATTGTGTGGACCTGGGTGCCGTATGAGGAGGATTACACCCAGGGCAAGGACCGTCCGGTGCTGGTGGTGGGGCGCAATGGCAGGCGGCTGCTGGCCCTGATGCTCACAAGCAAGGACCACAGCAACGACCACCGCGGCGACAACGACTACGTGGACATCGGCACGGGCTCTTGGGACAGGCAGGGCCGGCCCAGCGAGGTGAAGCTGGACAGGATCCTGCAGGTCTCGCCCGCCGACATGCGCCGCGAGGGTGCCATCCTTGACGCCAAGAGGTTCGGCGTTGTGGCTGCGGGGCTGCGGAAACGCCACGGCTGGAGGTGA
- the rpsT gene encoding 30S ribosomal protein S20: MANIKSQKKRILTNEKSRVRNLAVRSGVKTAIRAVNTAVAAGDKDAAAAALVNAGRKLDKAVSKGVLHANNAANRKSAISKKVNAL, from the coding sequence GTGGCTAATATCAAGTCCCAGAAGAAGCGCATCCTGACCAACGAGAAGTCGCGCGTGCGCAACCTCGCCGTTCGTTCAGGCGTCAAGACCGCTATCCGTGCAGTAAACACGGCAGTGGCCGCAGGCGACAAGGATGCAGCAGCTGCCGCACTGGTGAATGCCGGCCGCAAGCTGGACAAGGCTGTCAGCAAGGGCGTCCTGCACGCCAACAACGCTGCCAACCGCAAGTCGGCCATCTCCAAGAAGGTCAACGCCCTCTAG
- a CDS encoding ComEC/Rec2 family competence protein: MRLQEPRWARYVDAAVGGSGAMAPNRRRGRLRRELAELRRRLAAAHEEQAASQEHLRPDVRLLPTVAGVWLTAALATAVPGGYLPRLLPGLVLLSVAVPFFLPRRKAGRRGKRRGATFILAGCCALAVVAVVGLRAHAGAASALAQTVASDGSAAVTLEVVTSPRSLQGGNGPPRLMFEAVIIRAAAGGREASGRLPVQVIAGQAWGSVRQGQVVGTAGAVELGAAQGGKQDAGRIGTLRPATRPLPAVGSAGSGPLAVAAVRSSWIAAANGVWAEPSPDTAALLPGMVMGERSGMPASLNDSMKAVGLTHLTAVSGANCTLILATIMLGLRSLRTPRHAAFAVSLAALLGFVLVVGPDPSVLRAAVMGGLGAMALLSGRPKRVGALLSVSIVLLLLADPWLAADFAFILSVLATLGLYLVGQRCVRWLSVLMPLWLAQTIAIPLAAQLFCAPVIVLLQARLTPYTVPANMLAAPVIALVTTVGTLGMACAVVVPPLASLCAAVSGAGAWWVAAVARWMSALPAASLPWPEGMVGAVLMAVMNAAVLLALLAFVERQRAAAAMRMAVGWLPPWWRRRFGFATLAALAMVVAAGWCAAVVML, from the coding sequence ATGAGGCTGCAGGAACCCCGTTGGGCGCGCTACGTTGACGCGGCGGTGGGCGGCTCCGGTGCCATGGCGCCCAACCGCCGCAGGGGCCGCCTGCGCCGGGAGCTCGCGGAACTGCGCCGCCGGCTCGCCGCCGCCCACGAGGAACAGGCAGCTTCACAGGAGCACCTGCGCCCGGATGTGCGGCTGCTGCCCACCGTTGCCGGAGTATGGCTGACGGCAGCGCTGGCCACTGCCGTCCCCGGCGGCTATCTGCCAAGGCTGCTGCCGGGCCTCGTCCTGCTGTCCGTTGCTGTGCCCTTCTTCCTTCCCCGCAGGAAGGCCGGGCGACGCGGCAAACGCCGGGGTGCCACCTTTATCCTCGCGGGATGTTGCGCCCTTGCCGTGGTCGCTGTGGTGGGATTGCGGGCCCACGCGGGCGCCGCATCCGCCTTGGCCCAAACGGTTGCCTCAGACGGCAGCGCGGCCGTAACCCTTGAAGTTGTCACCTCGCCCCGCAGCCTGCAGGGCGGAAACGGTCCGCCGAGGCTCATGTTTGAAGCCGTCATCATCCGTGCCGCTGCCGGCGGACGGGAAGCCTCAGGCCGCCTGCCCGTGCAGGTGATCGCGGGCCAGGCGTGGGGGTCCGTGCGCCAGGGCCAGGTGGTGGGCACTGCAGGCGCCGTGGAGCTTGGCGCTGCACAGGGCGGGAAGCAGGATGCGGGCCGCATCGGCACACTGCGTCCCGCCACCAGGCCGTTGCCCGCCGTAGGCTCGGCAGGCAGCGGGCCCCTGGCCGTCGCCGCCGTCCGCAGCAGCTGGATTGCGGCAGCGAATGGGGTGTGGGCGGAGCCTTCACCCGACACAGCGGCGCTCCTTCCCGGCATGGTCATGGGGGAGCGCAGCGGCATGCCGGCTTCACTCAACGACTCCATGAAGGCCGTGGGATTGACCCACCTGACAGCCGTCAGCGGCGCAAACTGCACCTTGATACTCGCCACGATCATGCTCGGGCTGCGGTCCCTCCGCACCCCTCGCCACGCAGCGTTTGCCGTCTCCCTTGCCGCCTTGCTCGGCTTCGTGCTGGTCGTGGGCCCGGACCCCAGCGTGCTGCGTGCCGCCGTCATGGGTGGGCTTGGTGCCATGGCACTGCTCAGCGGCCGGCCAAAACGCGTGGGGGCGCTGCTGTCCGTGAGCATTGTGCTGCTCCTGCTGGCCGATCCGTGGCTCGCCGCCGACTTCGCCTTCATACTTTCGGTCCTGGCCACCCTGGGCCTGTACCTCGTCGGTCAAAGGTGCGTGCGGTGGCTGTCGGTGCTGATGCCGTTGTGGCTGGCCCAGACGATCGCCATTCCCTTGGCGGCCCAGCTGTTCTGCGCCCCCGTGATTGTTTTGCTGCAGGCACGGCTGACCCCCTACACGGTGCCGGCCAACATGCTGGCAGCGCCTGTCATTGCCCTCGTGACCACGGTGGGCACCCTCGGCATGGCGTGCGCCGTCGTGGTGCCGCCGCTGGCCTCCCTGTGTGCTGCGGTCAGCGGGGCCGGCGCATGGTGGGTTGCCGCCGTCGCGCGGTGGATGTCGGCGCTTCCGGCAGCGAGCCTGCCGTGGCCCGAGGGGATGGTGGGTGCGGTGCTCATGGCAGTCATGAACGCCGCCGTCCTGCTGGCCCTGCTGGCGTTTGTGGAGCGGCAACGGGCCGCCGCTGCAATGCGCATGGCTGTGGGCTGGCTGCCGCCCTGGTGGCGCCGGCGCTTCGGCTTCGCCACGCTCGCGGCCCTGGCCATGGTGGTTGCTGCCGGCTGGTGTGCCGCGGTGGTGATGCTGTGA
- the holA gene encoding DNA polymerase III subunit delta, with protein MSPAPRTTSRAGAAGADWRDVPLAPVVLLFGPEDFIASRAVDDVRRKLRAQNPELELTTLDAGHYTAGNLGMVASPSLFSEPKLIEASGLAAMNDYFLQDALAYIKDPAPDVTLVLVHGGGVRGKKLLDALKALGVPRVECQPLKKDQDKAQFVSTEFQLARRRIDAQAVRALVAAVGASLSELAAACSQLIADTTGMVSTDDVDKYYGGRVEATAFRVADAALAGNAPVALSTLRHALATGVDPVPLVAALAMKVRTVAKVFGVRGGSAQLASTLGMAPWQVDAARRDAGHWSGPALVQAIKVLAEADAQVKGGAKDPVFAVERAVTVIATAARR; from the coding sequence GTGAGCCCGGCGCCAAGGACAACGTCCCGGGCGGGAGCAGCCGGTGCTGATTGGCGCGATGTGCCGCTGGCCCCGGTGGTTCTGCTGTTTGGCCCCGAGGATTTCATTGCCAGCCGCGCAGTGGATGACGTGCGCCGGAAACTGCGGGCCCAAAACCCGGAACTGGAATTGACCACCCTTGATGCCGGCCACTACACCGCGGGGAACCTGGGCATGGTGGCCAGCCCGTCGCTGTTCAGTGAACCCAAGCTGATTGAGGCTTCCGGGCTGGCCGCCATGAACGACTACTTCCTCCAGGACGCCCTCGCCTACATCAAGGACCCGGCCCCCGATGTGACCCTGGTGCTGGTTCATGGCGGCGGGGTGCGCGGCAAGAAGCTGCTGGATGCGCTCAAGGCCCTGGGTGTTCCCCGCGTGGAGTGCCAGCCGTTGAAAAAGGACCAGGACAAGGCACAATTTGTCAGCACGGAGTTCCAGCTGGCCCGGCGCCGCATCGATGCGCAAGCCGTGCGTGCGCTGGTCGCCGCCGTGGGAGCCAGCCTTTCAGAGCTGGCGGCCGCGTGCTCGCAGCTGATCGCCGACACCACCGGCATGGTGAGCACCGACGACGTCGACAAATACTATGGCGGACGGGTTGAGGCGACTGCGTTTCGCGTGGCCGACGCCGCACTTGCCGGCAATGCTCCGGTCGCACTGTCCACCCTGCGCCATGCCCTGGCCACCGGCGTGGACCCGGTGCCGCTCGTTGCCGCCCTCGCCATGAAGGTCCGCACGGTGGCCAAGGTGTTCGGCGTGCGCGGCGGCTCCGCGCAGCTGGCCAGCACCCTCGGCATGGCGCCCTGGCAGGTGGATGCTGCCCGCCGCGACGCCGGCCATTGGAGCGGCCCGGCACTGGTTCAGGCCATCAAGGTCCTGGCCGAGGCGGACGCCCAGGTCAAGGGTGGCGCCAAGGACCCGGTGTTTGCCGTGGAGCGTGCCGTCACCGTTATCGCCACCGCAGCCCGCCGCTGA